The Methanosarcina acetivorans C2A genome includes the window ATGAACTGGGAGGGCTTGAAGCCGTAAGGGTTCCTTACTGCCTGACCGTTCTTGCTGAAGCCATGGGCTGTGAGGTCAACATGGGGACAAAGAACAGGCAGCCTTCGGTTACTGCGCATCCTTATCCCAAGGATCTGGAAGGCCTGAAAATGCCCGATAATTTGCTGGGGACGGGCAGGATTCCTGTTGTGCTTGAAGCCATAAAAATCATCAGGGAAAAGGTAGGTCCCGATGTCCCGGTGATCGGGGGCATGGAAGGGCCGGTAACCCTTGCCTCGGATCTTTCAAGTGTAAAATCCTTCATGAAATGGTCCATTAAGAAACCTGACCTTTTCGAACGGATTCTGGATTTCGCAGCCGAGGGCACGGTAGTCTATGCAAATGCAATGGTTGAAGCAGGAGCTGACATAATTTCTGTTGCAGACCCGGTTGCGTCTCCTGACCTCATGAGCCCTGACACTTTCAAAACCGAACTTGAGCCGCGGCTGCAGAAGTTCTCCTCCAGCGTGAACAGCGTAACTGTCCTCCATGTCTGCGGGAATGTGAACCCGATCCTCAACTATATGGCAGATTGCGGCTTTGAAGGGCTCAGTGTCGAGGAAAAGATCGGCAGTATAAAGAAAGCAAAGGAAGTCCTCGGA containing:
- the mtaA gene encoding methylcobamide:CoM methyltransferase MtaA, producing MSDMTLKERLLNALEGKQVDKVPVCSVTQTGVVELMDEVGAPWPEAHSDAGLMAKLAIATHELGGLEAVRVPYCLTVLAEAMGCEVNMGTKNRQPSVTAHPYPKDLEGLKMPDNLLGTGRIPVVLEAIKIIREKVGPDVPVIGGMEGPVTLASDLSSVKSFMKWSIKKPDLFERILDFAAEGTVVYANAMVEAGADIISVADPVASPDLMSPDTFKTELEPRLQKFSSSVNSVTVLHVCGNVNPILNYMADCGFEGLSVEEKIGSIKKAKEVLGTRARLVGNISSPFTLLPGPVDKIKAESKQALADGVDVLAPGCGIAPMTSVANIKAMVESRDEYYA